CCCAGGTGTTAAGGATTTTCCCCAGTACTCTATTGCccctttctagtttttttctgaaccatctgAGAGAAAGCTGTGCGTTCTTGCTAGTAACCTCACCTGAGTCCTGTAGCCCTGTGGCCGGCCCCTTGCTGAGGAGCACATGGAGAACAGTTGGGTGATGGAGCCTTGGCTGCTCGTTGCTTGGAGCTGTGGGCCAGGTCCCAGGGAGGGAGCCCCGGAGAAaggaggtgtgtggggggtgtggaCGGCGGCAGCCGCCGAGCCTTCCATGGCAGCTGTCCCCATCCCGCTCCTCCCAGCAGCGCCTCACAGAGCACCTGCGTCACTGCAGGTGTGCGGACTCTTTCTCCCTGCCCAAATCAATAGGTGAAAACATCGCAGGAtagttttaatgtgcatttccttcattttggctcagattgGCCGTGTTTTCATAGGAGAATGCATCGtttgctcatttttctgttggagtttttttttttttttaagtaggccccatgcccagtgtggagcccaacacagggcttgaactcgcaaccctgagatcaagacctaagctgagactAGACAGTcggacacaaccaactgagctacccagggcccCTGGACTTTTTCTGAAGTTGATTTGTAGGTGCCCTTTACAGGTTAGGGAAACTGGTCTCTTACCTATAATGTGaactgtgaatattttcttttcattttttacttttttttttatttttttaaatctttttattttttattttttatttatgatagtcacagagagagagagagagaggcagagacataggcagagggagaagcaggctccatgcaccgggagcccgacatgggattcgatcccgggtctccaggatcacgccctgggccaaaggcaggcgccaaaccgctgcgccaccagggatcccttacttttttttttaaatttttatttatttatgatagtcacacacacacacacacagagagagagagaggcagagacataggcagagggagaagcaggccccatgcaccgggagcctgacgtgggattcgatctcgggtctccaggatcgcgccctgggctaaaggcaggcgctaaaccgctgcgcccccagggatccctattttttactttttgattgcATTTGTGGTTGCTTCCGTAGAAGTTTTTGATCTTTGTAATTAAATGTGTTGGTCCTGAGGCTTCTGCGTTTTGTGGCACACTTAGAAATGTCTTCCCCACTTTACGATTAAGAtgattcttctgtgtttttttgtttttgtttttgcttttttaagattttatttattcatgagagaggcagagacacaggcagagagagggagaggcaggctccttgcagggcgcCGGATgtggacttcatcccaggaccccagggtcacgacctgagccagacaCAGACGTTCAGCCACGGAGCCGAGGTGTCCCTTTTCCATAGTTTTTCTAGtgcttttctgttttggtttttgtttaaagtttaaaactttgttttgttttgttttaaagattttatttatttattcatgagagacacacatacacatatagaggaacagacacaggcagagggagaagcaggctccctgcggggagcccgacataggacttgatcccgggtctccaggatcacgccctgggctgaaggcgggcaccagactgctgagccacccgggctgcccagtgtttTTTCCCCTAATAGCTACCCAACCTCACCCCCCTACGCCCCCCCTTTTATTGAAAATATCTGCTTTTTGGTCCTAGCTTCAAAATCTATCTTTATCACAAAGTAGATTCTCCTATGGATTTGCCTCCTTTCTGGACATTCTGCTCCTTTGTCTTGTGTCTCCTTTCAGGCCCTGGTCCTGACTTAAACATGGCCACAGGTCTCCTGGAAGCAGCTGCTcttccctggggggtgggggtggggtctgcAGTGGTTCCGAGGAGGCTGGGGCGGTCACTCGACCCGGCCATGTCCTGAGAATATCCCCCCCTCACTGCTGTGTGTGTCCATCTCTCCTCTTCAGACCTGTTTTCTTAGCCATTCTACGTCTGTGTCCCCTCCTGTCCCACCCTGGCAACTAAAATGGAAAACTGGGCTGGCAAAGGTCTGTCAGGTAGAGCACCAGAGGTGGCTTGATCTGAGctgtgatgccccctcctccctagaggggagggcagggtgaggcctagGCTGGAGCCACTGAAGGGggtcttcttctcttcctttgcctAGAATGCACAGTTGAGTTTATTTCAGTGAAACCCTCATGGCCTGCCACTGGACTGACTGTTGTCACCTGTGTCACCTGAGTAGTGAGACCAGgctgctgggaggagggaggggatgcctgATGCATTTCTGTCCCTCCTGCCAGCATTTCTCCACCGACCCAGTGGCTGCTTCCATCATGAAGATCCACACGTTCAACAGAGACCGGGACAAGGTGAAGCTGGGCGTGGACACCATTGCCAAGTGAGCATGCGGCTGCCCTCCCACCAGGgtgtccctccccagccctccctgcaTCCGGGGCCTCCACCACAACCTGCTGGGGGGCCTGGAAGGCGCACAGCACTGGGAGTGCAGCCAGGCCCCCCCCCCGGCACTCCCCAAGCCCTCAGGAAAGGGGcttggcctctctgggcctcagtttacctgtCTGTAAAACGAAGGGGGTTTAccaaattgggggggggggtcccagccCTGGCTTTCCTTGGGGATCATCATAGCAATGTGTGAAGGGGGCCGGGTAGCACCCACTCTCACCTGTTCGAGCAGGCCTGGGGCAGGACGGAATGCCAGGAAGTCTGTGTTCCTCCAGCCCCCTCGCCCCTGGGGACCCATAGACTCTATGGTCCCTTTCTCTGGATGCGCCTGCTGCATCCCACTACTGTGTGTTGCTGCCTTCAAGGGGAGGCCAGACTAAGGAGGAGGCCCAGCGACGGTCCCCCATGGGCTGTGTCGGGGGCAGCAGTGGGAGCTGTCAGCACccaaaagggggggtggggaggggctgcaaGGGGTGGCCAAGGTGCAACGGCACCCCTCTGGGGTCACTCCCACCACAAGGCCGGGTACGACTCTCAGTTGCTGCTCCCTGTTCCGCCAACGCCACCCAGGTATCTGGACAACATCTGCTTGCACCCAGAGGAGGAGAAATATAGGAAGATCAAGCTGCAGAACAaagtgttccaggtgaggctgcCACCGCGGTGGCTTCAGCCCCTCAGGGCCTGTGCACACCTGGCCCCAGCGAGGGTGGAGGCAGCTAGGTGGCCCGCCGGCGGCCAGCTGGAGGTGGGCGGCAGGTGGCAGCCGGGGAGCCAGGGCTTTGTGAACACAGGTCGTGCATAAAGTACTTTGTCCACACTGCCCGCCGTCACTGGCGCACCTTGACTTTGATTTCAATTAGTGGGGAAGACGTCGTTGGCACTGGTGAGATTTCTTCTGCAAACGCAGACTTGTGGTTCCTGTGGAGAAATCTCCTGGTCCCGCCGCCCTGGCGCATGTGCCACTGGCAGGGCGCCTGGCGTCTCCTGGTGGCTATGGACGCCACCTGGCCCCTTCCTGCCTCTAGGGTCACACGCCGCCTGTCTCCCCCACCTCTGGGACCCTTCTCTTGCCCTTTGGCTCTTCAGTTTCCTCCACCTGGTGGTTGACCTCGGGGGTCCCATGCCCTCTGCGAGCAGCTGGTGGAAGCGAGCATGTTCGTGCTCAGGTCTGGAGACGGCTTCAGCGGGTTCACCCCGCTAGCAGTGGCTCCAAGACAGGGAAGCCTGAGCTGGGCAGGGTGGGCAGTGAGGCCAGTGGCCTCCGGAGGCCCCAGGCCCTTATGTGACCTCTGGCTCCACTCCCAGGAGCGCATTAACTGCCTGGAAGGGACCCACGAGTTTTTTGAGGCCATTGGCTTCCAGAAGGCACTGCTTCCGGTTCCCGATCAGGGTAAGGGAGGCAGAGCAGGGTCTTGGCTttgctgggagggggtgggggctgtccCTGCGGCAGCAGAGTGACACCTATGCGCACCCCAGAGGGCCCAGAAGAGTTCTACGTGCTGAGCGAGGCCGCGGTGGCCGAACCCCAGAGCCTGCAGAGACACAAGGATCAGCTGCTGGTCGCCGAGCCCGTGCGGGCCACACTGGCCCGCCAGCGCCGGGTCTTCCGGCCCTCGCCCATGGCCTCCCAGTTTGACCTGCCCGGGGACTTCTTTAACCTCACGGCGGAAGAGATCAAGCGGGAACAGAGGCTCCGGTCCGAGGCCGTGGAGCGGCTGAGCGTGCTGCGGACCAAGGCCATgcgggagagggaggagcagagagagctgCGCAAGTACACCTACACGCTGCTGCGCGTCCGCCTCCCCGACGGCTGCCTCCTCCAGGGTGGGTGCCCGTGGGGGCCGGCGCTGTGGTGGGGAGGCTCCGAGGGGCTCCCTGGGAGTGGGTGCTCTGTGGACTGTAGCCCCACTGACCGTGCCGCCCACCCAGGGACCTTCTACGCCCGGGAGCGGGTGGGAGCACTGTACGCCTTCGTGCGGGAGGCCTTGCAGAGCGACTGGCTGCCTTTCGACCTGCTGGCCTCGGGGGGGCAGAAGTTGTCGGAGGAGGACAGCCTGGCCTTCAACGAGTGCGGGCTGGTGAGTGACGGGCTCCCAGGGTGGCCACTCTCAGCACTGGGCGCTCGCTGTAAGAGCAGGgggccggggtcctgggttccagtcccACCTTCCCCTGCTCGTGCAGTGTGCCCCCAAATGACGTGTCTGTGCCTGCTTCCCACCTATCGACCCGGAGTTCTCTGGAGGGCAGAACCGTGGCAGATGGGGGATGAGGGACACCCTGGGAGGAAGCGGGAGTCCCGCCGGGTGCCCGGTGCCCGAGCCCGCGGAAACAGGCTGTGGCGGCTGCCGTCACTGGCAGGGAGCCGCCTGGGCGAGTGTGGCCCTGACTCTAGCACGAGGGCCTGAGCGTGGAGAGGCGAGCTCCATCACCCAGGCCCTAGAGGGAGACTGAGGCTTGTTGCCCCACCCCAGGTGCCCTCGGCCCTCCTGACCTTCTCGTGGGACGCAGCTGTGCTAGACGACATCAGGGCGGCTGGGGCCGAACCCAACTCATCTATTCTGAAACCGGAGCTCCTGGCAGCCATCGAGAAGCTCTCGTGAAATAAAAGCAGGGTTGGTTTTAGCCCGCGTGGGTCTGTCTCATGCTCTCCtgcttcctccccgcccccccggaaCCCCCCCTCCCGCAGAACTGCCTGCCCTGGTGCACAGAGCACTGCGGGCACCGGGGAGGAGCACGGCCGAGACCTGTGCCTGGGGCCGCCGCCTGGAGAGGGCTCCCGGGGGGCCGCTGCCGTCGTCTCCCTGGGTGCAAGCCCGCCATAGCCACCTGTTGATGAGCCCCCGGGAGGGAGAGTAGGCCTGCCGCGTGGGCCAGTTGGCCACCCTGGCCCTGATGCTGAGCCACGGGGTTGCTGGAGACAGTGACAGCGGAGGGAGATAGATATAGGGCCTGTCAGGACACGGTTCTGTGATAACTGACTCTGAATCCAAATAAACAGGACATCTGACTAGTCTCCTGGTGCTGAATTAAGGCTGTGCCACGCAGGGTGGGGGCCGCGGCT
The nucleotide sequence above comes from Canis aureus isolate CA01 chromosome 19, VMU_Caureus_v.1.0, whole genome shotgun sequence. Encoded proteins:
- the UBXN6 gene encoding UBX domain-containing protein 6 isoform X2; the protein is MKKFFQEIKADIKFKSAGPGQKLTGERAPKEKPNQPAVRQPRQGPTNEAQMAAAAALARLEQKQPKARGPTSQESIRNQVRKELRAEATVSGSTEAPGTNMVPEPREEGSAHLAVPGVCFTCPLTGATLRKDQRDAHIKEAILSHFSTDPVAASIMKIHTFNRDRDKVKLGVDTIAKYLDNICLHPEEEKYRKIKLQNKVFQERINCLEGTHEFFEAIGFQKALLPVPDQEGPEEFYVLSEAAVAEPQSLQRHKDQLLVAEPVRATLARQRRVFRPSPMASQFDLPGDFFNLTAEEIKREQRLRSEAVERLSVLRTKAMREREEQRELRKYTYTLLRVRLPDGCLLQGTFYARERVGALYAFVREALQSDWLPFDLLASGGQKLSEEDSLAFNECGLVPSALLTFSWDAAVLDDIRAAGAEPNSSILKPELLAAIEKLS
- the UBXN6 gene encoding UBX domain-containing protein 6 isoform X3; this translates as MAAAAALARLEQKQPKARGPTSQESIRNQVRKELRAEATVSGSTEAPGTNMVPEPREEGSAHLAVPGVCFTCPLTGATLRKDQRDAHIKEAILSHFSTDPVAASIMKIHTFNRDRDKVKLGVDTIAKYLDNICLHPEEEKYRKIKLQNKVFQERINCLEGTHEFFEAIGFQKALLPVPDQEGPEEFYVLSEAAVAEPQSLQRHKDQLLVAEPVRATLARQRRVFRPSPMASQFDLPGDFFNLTAEEIKREQRLRSEAVERLSVLRTKAMREREEQRELRKYTYTLLRVRLPDGCLLQGTFYARERVGALYAFVREALQSDWLPFDLLASGGQKLSEEDSLAFNECGLVPSALLTFSWDAAVLDDIRAAGAEPNSSILKPELLAAIEKLS
- the UBXN6 gene encoding UBX domain-containing protein 6 isoform X1, coding for MKKFFQEIKADIKFKSAGPGQKLTGSVGERAPKEKPNQPAVRQPRQGPTNEAQMAAAAALARLEQKQPKARGPTSQESIRNQVRKELRAEATVSGSTEAPGTNMVPEPREEGSAHLAVPGVCFTCPLTGATLRKDQRDAHIKEAILSHFSTDPVAASIMKIHTFNRDRDKVKLGVDTIAKYLDNICLHPEEEKYRKIKLQNKVFQERINCLEGTHEFFEAIGFQKALLPVPDQEGPEEFYVLSEAAVAEPQSLQRHKDQLLVAEPVRATLARQRRVFRPSPMASQFDLPGDFFNLTAEEIKREQRLRSEAVERLSVLRTKAMREREEQRELRKYTYTLLRVRLPDGCLLQGTFYARERVGALYAFVREALQSDWLPFDLLASGGQKLSEEDSLAFNECGLVPSALLTFSWDAAVLDDIRAAGAEPNSSILKPELLAAIEKLS